The Arachis ipaensis cultivar K30076 chromosome B10, Araip1.1, whole genome shotgun sequence DNA window TTGNNNNNNNNNNNNNNNNNNNNNNNNNNNNNNNNNNNNNNNNNNNNNNNNNNNNNNNNNNNNNNNNNNNNNNNNNNNNNNNNNNNNNNNNNNNNNNNNNNNNNNNNNNNNNNNNNNNNNNNNNNNNNNNNNNNNNNNNNNNNNNNNNNNNNNNNNNNNNNNNNNNNNNNNNNNNNNNNNNNNNNNNNNNNNNNNNNNNNNNNNNNNNNNNNNNGTGACTCTTGAGTCATCAAAATTTTtaacctttctttctttttttctcttaagTTATGAATTTACAAATGACAATTCCCTTTCACATCCTCGTATTTTTCTTCCTCCAATTTCTTACGTCATTGAAATAATGAATACTGTCCAAAAGATAATCATTTTGGACATACAAAGTgaggaatttaaaaaattttgacacAAAAATCAAAATgtgtataatataataataaaatattttttataataatttaatctaATGAGTCTAATTTAATAACATAActgagataaataaataaaattatcgtGTActcctaaaaaaaattttaaattctagtgGAGTATTATTTATCCCATTAACATAACAGATGGATTTGTCCATGGACACTAAACATCCTTTCAATTTAAtaatataatgaaaaaaaaaaaaactaagtgtTGAACTccaaattatttttcttcttgtgcttGCTTTCAAAGAAACAGTCCTACAatagttttattaattattatatgctCTCCATGATATGAAATGCCTTTGTATATCTCTAAATGATGTAAGCATAATTTTCTCCAAAATGATTATCCACAAACCCAAGTTGCTCTCCACCTTTGtgtcactcactcactcacttgTGTGCTATCATCATGTCATTCACACATGACATGTTACATCATAAAGCATGTATGTTATATGTGCACATGCATGCATGGGGAACTATATGTCTTTTGatctttattattaattttttttaaataattattaggtGATCAATATTTGTTTTTATATTTGATATGGATTTAAGTTAAAATGAGCCAATTCTACATTTTCTCTACTAAAAATATTGTTCTTAGCATTCTCCATTTTTTTTAAGGACAAATGATATTTGtatttttctaaatattttttttaattatataaactaTCATTTTCGTTTTTTAACTCTCACTTGTTGTTATTGTTTAATTTTATCACTAAAAAAAATGTAATGAAAAGTGTCACCTAAACATTGCTTTTTTTTACTAGACACCATACACTACACATTACACTTTATTTCTCCTTTTAGTGTTTATAATTTGGTACCCCACGAAAAAAATGAGTTcaataaaaaaaacatttttaaaaGATATTCTTACACAAATATAAATTTATACCGTAAATATAAATTCCACCAACTTTATTCAACACattcttatttaatttatttataggatcttattaataaatttaattttaatgcactgttagtgtaaaataattttagatgtgtatttaattacgtaatatcaaatcaataaaaataactattttttatattaatgacGTGAATGATCATAAAAAAACGGATATAATTGCTCGATTGATTGACTATTACACTGTGaatacatcaaaattaacttTCTTATTAATTATACCTACTTTATTCAACACTATTTTCCGGCATATAAAATTGtaaatatcatcatcatcatcatctgcatGGCATCCAATCAATAATTATAatctaaataataataaataataacctTTTAAGATACAAAACACCAACAATTTGTTACAACACAGTAGAGCTAAGTAGGTCCAATAATGTACCACATTTTCTCTCCCTATATAATACCTAACCTTCCCACTCTTTCTTTCTCCACAAATTAAATCCCTTCCTTGGTTTCTTCCAAATAAATCCCTTTCATTTTCTCTCATTGCTAAAACTACTCATTATTCAAATCCCTAAATTAAAACCATGCAAGAAGAACCCAGAGAAGTTGTTACAAGCTTCAATTATTTACTcccaaataataatattaataacacAAACCCATCTCCATACCCTCTTAATAACTACACTACAATTCAAAACAATAACAACTACACTCCCACAACAAGATTTTGCAACCAAATATACGCGAATTTCCCAAATTACCCTCACCACCACCAACAAATGTTCTCCTCCGATTTCAGTCCTCAGTCGTCCTACTCATACATAAGCATGAGTAGTAATTCGACTTCGGACGAAGCGGAGGAGCAGCAACTGAGCCTCATCAACGAGAGGAAGCACCGGAGGATGATATCGAACCGCGAGTCGGCTCGAAGATCGAGGATGAGAAAGCAAAGGCACCTTGATGAGCTGTGGTCAC harbors:
- the LOC107621896 gene encoding basic leucine zipper 8-like, which codes for MQEEPREVVTSFNYLLPNNNINNTNPSPYPLNNYTTIQNNNNYTPTTRFCNQIYANFPNYPHHHQQMFSSDFSPQSSYSYISMSSNSTSDEAEEQQLSLINERKHRRMISNRESARRSRMRKQRHLDELWSQVVWLRNENHQLMDKLNHVSECHEQVLQQNAQLKEEASELRQMLSDMKIHSPNHLPPPPPPLLEQDVPNSCASNQSLSSSMDLVA